One segment of Zymoseptoria tritici IPO323 chromosome 2, whole genome shotgun sequence DNA contains the following:
- a CDS encoding peptidase M24 (Peptidase M24 (Pfam:PF00557) seems to lack a signal peptide.), which produces MDSQYETKELSIQIRASKCVDKYPAKSHARRIAEKLGRDHGLIVLAATKAANWPNSDMPAPFRQDRYFYYMTGVNEPDCFVSYSIEDDVLTLWLPPINEDRVLWYGRGSTTEEAMERYDIDDARYLKEKSFERGRPIFERYNMRTLGRMCGLTDTMLLTLGKRPHEPSGLRTAIDACRVIKDLHEIDLIRRANVISGEAHVNVMKGLHRFTNEADVEAAFMQTCIARHAKIQAYDPIAGSGANAAVLHYSENEADFGDGQTIVLDAGCEVERYASDVTRTMPINPRKPGYWPSREAEEIYNLVESIQESCIGQLKPGKEFREVFWHAHHMVIDGLLKLGILKGDRDDIFHTGTSRAFLPHGLGHHVGLEVHDVDPTPNPSLSTEEDFAINMAPSHSDIHKLDAHLLERDMIITVEPGIYFNEFLIEHFYLSKPEHAQFIDKKVLKRYMQVGGVRIEDNLLITKDGCENVTTAPKGKAMLRIIREAASSQH; this is translated from the exons ATGGACAGTCAATATGAAACGAAGGAGCTCAGTATCCAGATTCGCGCGTCGAAATGCGTGGACAAGTATCCGGCAAAGTCGCATGCAAGAAGAATTGCAGAGAAGCTCGGGAGAGATCATGGCCTCATTGTTCTCGCGGCGACGAAGGCTGCCAACTGGCCCAACTCCGACATGCCCGCTCCATTCCGGCAGGATCGATACTTCTATTACATGACTGGAGTCAACGAGCCCGACTGCTTTGTTTCGTACAGCATTGAAGACGATGTTCTTACACTATGGCTACCACCAATCAATGAGGATCGTGTACTGTGGTACGGAAGGGGGAGTACTACCGAGGAGGCAATGGAGAGGTATGATATCGACGACGCTCGATACCTCAAGGAAAAGTCCTTCGAGCGCGGTAGGCCAATATTTGAGCGTTACAACATGCGCA CGCTTGGACGAATGTGCGGTCTTACGGATACCATGCTTCTGACGCTGGGAAAGAGACCACACGAACCTTCAGGACTTCGCACAGCCATAGATGCTTGCCGCGTCATTAAAGACCTTCATGAAATTGACCTCATCCGCCGAGCGAACGTCATTTCCGGCGAAGCTCACGTCAACGTGATGAAAGGCCTTCACCGCTTCACCAACGAGGCAGATGTCGAAGCTGCATTCATGCAGACATGCATTGCTCGCCACGCAAAGATACAGGCGTACGATCCCATCGCTGGATCCGGAGCTAACGCTGCCGTTCTTCACTACTCCGAGAACGAAGCAGACTTCGGCGACGGACAAACGATCGTGCTAGACGCCGGATGCGAGGTTGAGCGCTATGCCTCCGATGTTACAAGAACGATGCCAATAAATCCACGCAAGCCAGGTTACTGGCCCTCGAGAGAGGCCGAGGAAATTTACAACCTCGTGGAGTCGATCCAAGAGTCTTGCATCGGACAGCTCAAACCAGGAAAGGAGTTCCGTGAGGTTTTCTGGCATGCTCACCACATGGTGATCGATGGATTGTTGAAGCTGGGGATTCTCAAAGGTGACCGAgacgacatcttccacaCCGGTACATCGCGTGCTTTCCTCCCACACGGACTTGGTCACCACGTAGGACTCGAAGTACACGATGTGGATCCAACCCCTAATCCATCACTGTCTACCGAGGAAGACTTTGCTATCAATATGGCTC CATCCCACAGCGACATCCATAAACTCGACGCCCACTTGCTCGAGCGAGACATGATCATCACTGTGGAACCAGGCATCTACTTCAACGAATTCTTGATTGAACACTTCTATTTGAGCAAGCCCGAGCATGCTCAGTTCATCGACAAGAAGGTGCTAAAGCGGTACATGCAGGTCGGAGGCGTTCGGATTGAGGACAATCTGCTCATTACCAAGGACGGATGCGAGAATGTGACCACGGCACCGAAGGGGAAGGCCATGCTGAGGATCATTCGTGAGGCAGCTAGTTCGCAACATTGA
- the CANB gene encoding calcineurin regulatory beta sub-unit (Calcineurin regulatory beta sub-unit) gives MGNANSAMLDNIVNGTNFDREEVDRLRKRFMKLDKDNSGTIERDEFLSLPQVSSNPLATRMIAIFDEDGGGDVDFQEFVSGLSAFSSKGNKEEKLRFAFKVYDIDRDGYISNGELFIVLKMMVGSNLKDQQLQQIVDKTIMEADLDHDGKISFEEFQKMVENTDVSMSMTLDQF, from the exons ATGGGAAACGCAAATTCAGCAATGCTGGACAACATTGTCAATGGCACCAACT TCGACCGCGAAGAGGTGGACCGACTACGCAAACGATTCATGAAGCTCGACAAG GACAACTCCGGCACGATCGAGCGCGACGaattcctctccctcccacaAGTCTCCTCCAACCCGCTGGCCACACGAATGATAGCAATCTTCGACGAAGACGGTGGTGGCGACGTCGACTTCCAAGAGTTCGTGTCCGGCCTCAGCGCCTTCAGCTCGAAGGGAAATAAAGAGGAGAAGCTGCGCTTTGCGTTCAAAGTCTACGATATCGATCGTGACGGCTACATCAGCAACGGCGAGCTCTTTATTGTGCTGAAGATGATGGTGGGCAGCAATTTGAAAGATCAGCAGTTGCAGCAGATTGTGGACAAGACGATCATGGAAGCGGATCTGGACCATGATGGGAAGATCAGCTTCGAGGAGTTCCAGAAGATGGTGGAGAACACGGATGTTTCGATGAGCATGACGCTGG ATCAATTCTAG